A part of Micromonospora chersina genomic DNA contains:
- a CDS encoding DUF4396 domain-containing protein, with translation MTLAWASLFVVFASTVVVLVDQFVLGYRQPAKIMEMVWPATALYLGPAAVMSYRKWGRPQSPRWMDRYGNPPRASRHAPTTIQTYHCATHCTLGVIIATPITYGVGLEMFGSTLWPEVVGDYIGAVAIGVAFRYSAEAHAGGRRAWAAIQKFLRSDLLTVSVFEVALLGWLALMHFRYFHETLRPGSPVFWFIIQVGLIIGFLAAWPPTLLLIRRGVKTELLGTPR, from the coding sequence GTGACGCTTGCGTGGGCTTCACTCTTTGTGGTGTTCGCCAGCACCGTCGTTGTCCTTGTTGACCAATTTGTTCTCGGATACCGTCAGCCGGCCAAGATCATGGAGATGGTCTGGCCGGCAACCGCCCTTTACCTTGGCCCAGCAGCCGTCATGTCCTACCGGAAGTGGGGTAGGCCCCAGTCTCCTCGGTGGATGGACCGTTACGGCAACCCGCCCAGGGCGTCGCGGCATGCTCCGACGACAATCCAGACCTATCATTGTGCGACGCACTGCACCTTGGGTGTCATCATTGCCACTCCCATCACCTACGGCGTCGGCCTTGAAATGTTCGGCAGCACGCTGTGGCCCGAAGTCGTCGGCGACTACATAGGTGCAGTGGCCATCGGCGTTGCATTTCGATACTCTGCCGAAGCTCACGCGGGTGGTCGAAGGGCGTGGGCCGCAATACAGAAGTTTCTCAGGAGCGACCTGCTGACCGTGTCCGTCTTCGAGGTCGCCCTACTGGGTTGGCTGGCGCTGATGCATTTTCGTTATTTCCACGAAACCCTTCGGCCTGGTAGTCCGGTGTTTTGGTTCATCATCCAGGTCGGGTTGATCATCGGCTTCTTGGCCGCTTGGCCGCCAACATTGTTGCTGATCCGTCGTGGCGTCAAAACGGAATTGCTGGGCACGCCGCGGTAG
- a CDS encoding carboxymuconolactone decarboxylase family protein — protein MALANAGAAAFGHTATLHVERALAQLLRLRVAQINNCSYCLLVHHAAARTAGIPPSKVETLTAWWETHLFTEKERAALAYAEALTRAADATVNNRVQEAHDRMATHFTEDEILEIVAVVINMNIWTRLKLAEGAMPTTAPPG, from the coding sequence ATGGCTCTGGCAAACGCCGGGGCCGCGGCTTTCGGCCATACCGCCACGCTCCACGTGGAGCGGGCCCTGGCCCAGCTTCTGCGGTTACGCGTCGCCCAGATCAACAATTGCAGCTACTGCCTTCTGGTGCACCACGCCGCTGCCCGCACCGCCGGCATCCCGCCGTCCAAGGTCGAGACCCTCACCGCGTGGTGGGAGACGCACCTGTTCACCGAGAAGGAGCGAGCCGCGCTGGCTTACGCCGAGGCGTTGACCCGAGCCGCCGACGCCACCGTCAACAACCGCGTTCAGGAGGCACACGACAGGATGGCCACGCACTTCACGGAGGACGAGATCCTGGAGATCGTGGCCGTGGTGATCAATATGAACATCTGGACGCGACTCAAGCTCGCCGAGGGCGCCATGCCCACGACGGCGCCTCCTGGGTGA
- a CDS encoding cytochrome d ubiquinol oxidase subunit II, whose translation MSTFAAVVLFIGVTAYAVLGGADYGAGFWDLTAGGARRGRNSRHLIDQTLAPVWEANHVWLIFCLVMLWTGFPSAFAAIMTTLYIPLGLAALGIVVRGSGFAFRKVVVKTDQQRATGAAFATSSVITPFFLGTVAGGIASGRVPADGHGDPLTSWVNPTSLLGGVLAVGVCAFVAAVFLTAEARTRADARLEGWFRRRAQASAVATGAVALAGIGILHADAGRLFDGLTGRGLPLVLVSAACGLASIVLLHRAVPRLLQALAVGAAGTVVVGWGVAQYPYLLGTHLRIGEAAAPNATLASLTLVAAAALLLVVPAMALLFVLHQRGHLDTT comes from the coding sequence ATGAGTACGTTCGCTGCCGTCGTGTTGTTCATCGGGGTCACCGCCTACGCCGTGCTCGGGGGCGCGGACTATGGTGCCGGGTTCTGGGATCTCACTGCCGGTGGTGCACGACGAGGGCGGAACTCACGGCACCTGATCGATCAGACGTTGGCGCCGGTGTGGGAGGCCAACCACGTGTGGCTGATCTTCTGCCTGGTGATGCTCTGGACCGGCTTCCCGTCCGCGTTCGCCGCGATCATGACCACGCTCTACATTCCGCTGGGCCTCGCCGCCCTGGGCATCGTGGTTCGCGGCAGCGGGTTCGCGTTCCGGAAGGTGGTGGTGAAGACCGACCAGCAGCGGGCGACCGGGGCGGCGTTCGCCACCTCGTCGGTGATCACGCCGTTCTTTCTCGGTACGGTCGCCGGTGGAATCGCCTCCGGGCGGGTGCCCGCCGACGGACACGGCGATCCGCTGACGAGCTGGGTCAACCCGACGTCGCTGCTCGGTGGGGTGCTCGCGGTCGGGGTGTGCGCGTTCGTCGCCGCGGTGTTCCTCACCGCCGAAGCCCGTACGCGCGCTGACGCGCGCCTTGAGGGTTGGTTTCGCCGTCGGGCCCAGGCCAGCGCCGTGGCGACCGGTGCGGTGGCGCTGGCGGGGATCGGTATCCTCCATGCCGACGCCGGGCGCCTGTTCGACGGGCTGACCGGTCGCGGCCTGCCGTTGGTGCTGGTCTCCGCGGCATGCGGACTGGCCAGCATCGTGCTGCTGCATCGGGCGGTGCCACGGTTGCTGCAGGCGCTCGCCGTCGGCGCGGCTGGCACGGTGGTGGTCGGCTGGGGCGTCGCGCAGTATCCGTACCTGCTGGGCACCCACCTACGCATCGGCGAGGCCGCGGCTCCCAACGCCACCCTGGCATCGCTCACCCTCGTCGCCGCAGCGGCGCTCCTGCTCGTCGTGCCGGCCATGGCGCTGCTGTTCGTTCTGCATCAGCGAGGTCATCTGGACACCACCTGA
- a CDS encoding YkgB family protein → MGTRHASADDLASVGFSVLRCALATNILWIGALKFKQYEVENDEPLVTSSPLFAPFRRKLGAQKLNRLIGVTEIAVGSLIAAKPLAPTASAIGSFGAVGMFLTTLSFLVTTPQARQEGQGILSLSLLGQFVLKDTVLLGAALLTAADSLRAARSR, encoded by the coding sequence ATGGGCACGCGACACGCCTCGGCCGATGACCTTGCTTCCGTAGGCTTCTCGGTCCTGCGCTGCGCACTGGCGACGAACATCTTGTGGATCGGTGCGCTCAAGTTCAAGCAATACGAGGTCGAGAATGACGAGCCGTTGGTCACCTCGAGCCCGTTGTTCGCGCCGTTCCGCAGGAAGCTGGGCGCCCAGAAGCTCAACCGACTCATCGGGGTCACGGAAATTGCCGTCGGCTCTCTGATCGCCGCGAAGCCGCTTGCGCCCACAGCGTCGGCGATCGGTAGCTTCGGGGCGGTCGGGATGTTCCTCACCACGCTCAGCTTCCTGGTTACGACGCCGCAGGCTCGGCAGGAAGGGCAGGGGATCTTGAGCCTTTCCCTGCTGGGGCAATTCGTGTTGAAGGACACGGTGCTGCTCGGTGCCGCTCTCCTGACAGCTGCCGACTCGCTGCGCGCCGCCCGCAGCCGGTAA
- a CDS encoding NADP-dependent oxidoreductase, whose translation MSAMHAVRAHTRGGPEQLVYEEAPRPEPGPGEVLVAVKAASMTPTELTWPQTWTHSSDGSGPERTPIIPSHEFSGVVAACGAGVESPIEGEAVYGLIPFTRDGAAAEYVTLPAAVLAAKPATVDHDHAAALPLAALSAWQALVDHADVQAGQHVLVQGGAGGVGIYVVQLAAGLGARVSATAAAADREFVKGLGAEQVIDYAHERFEDHVSDVDVVVDLVGGATQSRSWSVLKPGGVLVTLVTPPDEQEAARHGVRGVYFIVEPDQNALRSIAELVDNGRLRPVLDRVLPLTETRSGYEALETAKRRGKVVIHVAD comes from the coding sequence ATGAGCGCGATGCACGCCGTGAGGGCTCACACCAGAGGCGGACCGGAGCAGCTCGTGTACGAGGAAGCGCCACGGCCTGAGCCGGGGCCTGGCGAGGTGCTGGTGGCCGTGAAGGCCGCTTCCATGACACCCACTGAACTCACCTGGCCGCAGACGTGGACGCACAGCTCGGACGGATCAGGGCCCGAGCGTACGCCGATCATCCCGTCCCACGAGTTCTCCGGCGTCGTCGCGGCGTGCGGCGCGGGGGTGGAGAGCCCCATCGAAGGGGAGGCCGTCTACGGGCTGATCCCTTTCACCCGCGATGGCGCGGCCGCCGAGTACGTCACCCTGCCCGCGGCCGTCCTGGCGGCCAAACCCGCCACCGTTGACCACGACCACGCCGCTGCGCTCCCACTGGCCGCGTTGAGTGCCTGGCAGGCGCTGGTGGACCACGCCGACGTGCAGGCCGGCCAGCACGTGCTGGTGCAGGGAGGCGCCGGCGGCGTGGGGATCTACGTGGTGCAACTCGCGGCCGGGCTCGGTGCTCGCGTCAGCGCCACGGCGGCGGCGGCCGACCGCGAATTCGTCAAGGGTCTGGGTGCCGAGCAGGTCATCGACTATGCGCACGAGCGCTTCGAGGATCACGTCAGCGACGTGGACGTGGTCGTTGATCTTGTCGGAGGAGCCACGCAGTCGCGGTCCTGGTCAGTCCTCAAACCAGGCGGTGTGCTGGTCACCCTCGTCACCCCACCGGATGAGCAGGAAGCAGCCCGGCACGGCGTTCGCGGGGTGTACTTCATCGTCGAGCCCGACCAGAACGCGTTGCGTTCCATCGCCGAGCTCGTCGACAACGGCCGGTTGAGGCCGGTGCTGGACCGGGTGCTGCCCCTCACTGAGACGCGCTCCGGCTACGAGGCACTGGAGACCGCCAAGCGCCGCGGCAAGGTCGTCATCCACGTCGCTGACTAG
- a CDS encoding GNAT family N-acetyltransferase, whose product MSSEGQAQVAEKLIDSRAHGRFELFRDGELVGWLYYTRLKPNRYALRHTEVEPSHQHQGVAGAMVRRVLDEIRAREGTITAICPFVVDYLSRTTAYADLIDARHPGYPDRAAAESALRKGRS is encoded by the coding sequence ATGAGCAGTGAAGGACAGGCACAGGTAGCCGAGAAGCTGATCGACAGCCGCGCTCATGGCCGCTTTGAGCTCTTCCGCGACGGCGAGCTGGTCGGCTGGCTCTACTACACCCGCCTGAAGCCCAACCGGTACGCCCTCCGGCACACGGAAGTCGAGCCGAGTCATCAACACCAGGGCGTGGCGGGCGCGATGGTGCGGCGAGTACTCGACGAGATCCGCGCCCGCGAGGGCACGATCACCGCAATCTGCCCCTTCGTGGTCGACTACCTCTCGCGAACGACCGCCTATGCCGATCTGATCGACGCCCGACACCCCGGCTACCCCGATCGTGCCGCTGCCGAGTCGGCGCTCAGAAAAGGCCGTAGCTGA
- a CDS encoding cytochrome ubiquinol oxidase subunit I: MPGLSLVTVGASLVPADPAQLLPAREQMAFTLGFHIILVPFGVAFTFLMLIANARGIRRNDETALLLARRWSQVAAVLFAVGAVSGTVLSFELGLLWPRLMGAYGAAFGIPFAIEGLFFFLEAVFVAIYVFGWQRMRPWPHFWTGVPVVLSGIGGTLSVVAANAWMNQPGGFTMRDGTIVEVRPLEVIFNGAFGFEAIHMLLAAYMVAGFVVAGVYAAGMLRGRRDRYHRLGLTIPLTVAALVTPLQIFVGDIAAREVYRNEPAKFAAIEAVPTTGTHVPEVLGGYYANGEVHGGIKIPSGASLLSGYSPSTRIQGLDAIPAEVRPPDRLVAIVHLSFDVMVGIGTALLALSAWYALAWWRRRDLPRSRWFLRATTISGMLAVVALEAGWVVTEVGRQPWTVVGHLLTRDAVTTSGNLWLFFTATVALYVAVGATTVYVLRLLRRRWRDQGGATEADVPYGPARDSEATPAAGQA; the protein is encoded by the coding sequence ATGCCTGGACTGTCACTGGTGACGGTCGGCGCCAGTCTGGTGCCGGCCGATCCGGCGCAGCTGCTGCCGGCGCGCGAGCAGATGGCCTTCACCCTCGGGTTCCACATCATCCTGGTGCCGTTCGGGGTGGCCTTCACCTTCCTGATGCTGATCGCGAACGCCCGGGGCATCCGTCGAAACGACGAGACCGCGCTGCTGCTGGCCCGCCGCTGGTCGCAGGTGGCGGCAGTGCTGTTCGCCGTCGGCGCGGTGTCCGGAACGGTGCTGTCGTTCGAGCTCGGGCTGCTGTGGCCGCGACTGATGGGCGCCTACGGCGCCGCGTTCGGCATCCCGTTCGCGATCGAGGGCCTGTTCTTCTTCCTGGAGGCGGTCTTCGTCGCCATCTACGTCTTCGGGTGGCAGCGGATGCGGCCATGGCCGCACTTCTGGACCGGCGTGCCGGTGGTGCTGTCCGGGATCGGCGGCACGCTGTCGGTGGTAGCGGCGAACGCGTGGATGAACCAACCAGGCGGATTCACCATGCGCGACGGCACGATCGTGGAGGTCCGCCCGCTGGAGGTGATCTTCAACGGGGCATTCGGGTTCGAGGCCATCCACATGCTGCTGGCCGCGTACATGGTCGCCGGGTTCGTCGTCGCCGGCGTGTACGCCGCCGGGATGCTGCGCGGCCGCCGCGACCGGTACCACCGGCTCGGCCTGACGATACCGCTGACCGTCGCGGCGCTGGTCACCCCGCTGCAGATCTTCGTCGGCGACATCGCCGCGCGCGAGGTCTACCGCAACGAACCGGCGAAGTTCGCGGCGATCGAGGCCGTCCCGACCACCGGCACCCACGTGCCGGAGGTGCTGGGCGGCTACTACGCGAACGGGGAGGTGCACGGCGGCATCAAGATTCCCTCGGGAGCGTCGCTGTTGTCGGGCTACTCGCCGTCCACCCGCATCCAGGGCCTGGACGCCATCCCCGCCGAGGTGCGACCACCGGACCGCCTGGTCGCGATCGTCCACCTCAGCTTCGACGTCATGGTCGGCATCGGCACGGCGCTGCTGGCCCTCTCCGCCTGGTACGCCCTGGCCTGGTGGCGCCGCCGTGACCTGCCGCGCAGCAGATGGTTCCTGCGGGCCACCACGATCAGTGGGATGCTCGCGGTGGTGGCGCTGGAGGCAGGCTGGGTGGTCACCGAGGTCGGCCGGCAGCCATGGACGGTCGTCGGTCATCTCCTCACCCGGGACGCGGTCACGACGTCCGGCAACCTGTGGCTGTTCTTCACCGCCACCGTCGCGCTGTACGTCGCGGTCGGCGCCACCACCGTGTACGTCCTGCGGCTACTGCGCCGCCGCTGGCGCGACCAGGGTGGTGCTACCGAGGCGGACGTGCCCTACGGTCCGGCCCGGGACTCGGAGGCCACGCCGGCGGCAGGTCAAGCATGA